The Cryptomeria japonica chromosome 2, Sugi_1.0, whole genome shotgun sequence region aaattggggagaagatgagtttacAGAAAGAtacctttgtatattgccatcaatgccaaagggggagattgttggcattatgtgaaccggtatgaggacataatgatattgtatgttgtcattgatgtcaatatgtgatatgaagagagaaccaacatatgtgagaaccgtcggcatatgtgagaactggtatatatgccaaagtaaagcggtatatttgttcaaggtgaacaggaatgtcaaggtgaaccgacatgtagtcatgggaaccgacacatggaagcattgtatgactaccgattggtaggtagtttccacttcaagatttctggttggagtatcttaagcttgtgtgactcaatcggtgatctttatgtgatgaagttagcatgataacgaagaacagatagtgttgtcACATAAGccttatgcatgtgaaggatcttgcataaagaagaatgttccaatctacctcgggaatgtgcgaagtctgtaaacggtgataacatgtgatgggttatctcccgccatgaaatcggtggaaaatgaacgatggagaatgtcttgagattggatcaagactgttgcattcaatacattatgatcaatggtcaggattgaaccgtttgaattccttaacctataaggtttagggtttagagtttatgctttcgacctaactgttttctataaggtcaatgttgtgattcttttagagtttgttggcaaaagttgtgtgtgtgtatttaagagaagagatacgtgattcttgccagaccagaggagagaagtcatatctgtagagtgtaagtgcagaaggtgaagaggagattaagtggatctgcattggcattgagtgctattatcaggtcattgatatacctattgatctttaactacttcaacagttgtgaaatcccctaacagggtagccttaaccggcttgttgaaaatcctctaacaaggtaacttgaagttactgagtcattgatatcctttagctattgagttcttgaaatcctctaacaaggtacccttaacagggtttaacccttaactgggtattgtggccatcccttaactaggtgatccctaataggatcggctcctaacagaacctattgtatatgtctttaactgaacaaggcttctaacagagcagacttccaaagagttaaaaaacaagcttgtgggtattcatccccaccgtggtttttcctagttgggtttccacgtgaaaaatatgtgtgtcatatgtgatgttatgattgttttttgattaatggtgatgcatgttgatcttgctgtaatatatACATTTATGATGGTAGAGtgcatgttcatgcattagagtgaaatgggaatgaagagttagattatatgagaagataagtgtcaactggtcttTGCTCATCTTAGTTACACTAGGTTCtgtcggttgaactctgttgaaggaccgatgcagctgtttgtctgtcagtgcataagtgttagttgacaaaccggtttaaggttgagtttttgcctgtactgattcaccccccctctcagtaccggtttggtactattcattcatcattaagttatcaatgtTTTCTTCTTTTCAAGACAACTACTCGACTTTGTTAATTGAATCAAGAGGGCTAGGATGGAAAAAACAAATCTGAAACCCtaataattaaaagataaatgaaAGTTAAAAAATCTGAAACGTGGCTATACTAGATGAAAACACAGAAACCGAACACAGACACAAAAATACCACACTCAGACGCAGAAAGGCGAGAAACtgaaacctacaaaatagattTGAAACAAAAAAGCGGAAAAAAAGACCAAAACACAACTTCTAATAAAAAACGTAAAAATACGAAACCCAGATGTGGAAAGAAAACCCTGAATCTATGAAACCACTGAAAAAACacagatgcaaaaatagatgacaTCGACGCAGTTTCCGGACGCAGACACGGAAAGAAGGATCTCAAACACAGAAATATGAAATCTAGATCTACAGAAAACACAAATGAAAAAAAAGATAACCCAGACGTAGAATCTTAACATAGACGTGGAAATAATTGTCGCAGTCGCACAAGAATGTGAAATCGTCGCTGATTCGACCTGCAACTCACTAAAAACTAAATCTTCCAACACAACGTTAGgaaataaaagggacaagagtcccattgggcatgccaaaatgtatgaGGCAAAAAATGATGgtgataaactattgcaaaacctcgaagattcaaccacaaacaattttAGTTCtataataaaacattcaccatacaccaatgaagatacctaagatcatgtaaatcaacaaacaaaacgtattaccattcacatgtcaagtagggttttaatctccattgtttcctatctccattgatcttgcttgatatatatttgctctcagattttgtatgccaATATATAGGAATTGGATCTCCTATATTATAGAAGAACTCTCGTAAAAAATCCCTTACATCATGGGATAAAAAATAAACAAACTATAACAAACACATGTAAATATACAAGCTCCTAAACAAACTAACAAATATTTTTCTATGTAGCCCATAATTCTAACAAACATGTAAACATTAGCAACATTTTTCCCAATAATAGTTATTAGAGTCAGAATTGGAGAAATCCATTCTACCTTTCTTTTTATCCTCCTCCTTGCACTCTTTTTGGAAATGACTAGATTTGTCATAGTTCCAACATTTTGCCTTGGAATTTTTACTAGGAGACTTAGATCTCCTCAAAGACTTAGATTTATAATTCTTGTCCTTTTTCTTGTCTTTCTCCATTGTTCTACCATGAGCAACTAGGGCCTCCTTAGCCATCTCAAAAGATTTCCTTCGTATCTATTTAGATAACAATGAACCCACCACatcctccatcttgaaagtggtcATTGTGCTTCCAATGGCCATCACAACGTGATACCATGATTCCGACAAAGAACATAACAAAAGCTTACATTTATCTTGATCATCAATCTTGTCACCAACATAATTCAATTGAGAAACAAGCATGTTGAACACATTCATGTGATCTTTCATGGACCCTCCTTCCTCCATCCTCAGAGGAATAGAGCTTCTTTCTCAGGAATAAATTATTTACCAAGGATTTctcttgataaatatcaccaagcttTTCCAAAGTGTATTTGTAGTCTTCTCCTCATTGACATTCAAGAGAACTGAATTAGATAGACAAAGTCTTATCAAATCCTTAGCTTTCCGATCCCTTTTATCCCAATTATCCAGTGGTGTATTTTTGGATTTTGTCAAAGAAACCACATCTCATAGATCTCTATCCATGAACATGTCCTCTATTTTGAGTTTCCACAACACAAAATTgctaccattaaatttatccatCTCTATTCTGTTGGATGTGCTTTCCATATCAAAGCTACAACAAAGTTATGaaatcttccttttcaaaactCTCATTGAAACTAGATCAACACATGGGACCATCTTGAATGTATTGCAGATCCTACAACATTCGCCTAAACCAAATATCTTGAAAATTAGTGGTAGTAGCGTTGTATTTAGCGTTTGTTGTAGAGAGAGATATAGTGGGTTGTTTCTTGGATTTCCAAGAATTGACTGTAGAACCAAGACTAAATACATAACTAGAAGTAGAATTTTGATCATCTATAGAGCCTGCCTAATTGGAATCAATATATCCAACCAATTATTTAAACCTCCTTCAAATGGTGAAAAGAAATGCCATAACACAATGTTCCTTTAAGATACCTTAGAATCCTTTTAGCAACACCCAAATGTGTTTCTTTGGGTTTAGACATGAACCTCGAAGCCAAACTTACAATATATGTAATATCTGGTCTAGTGGTGGTCAAATAAAGAAAACCTCCGACTAACTTCCTATAGAGAGTGGGATTTACATAAGAGGAATAATTAGAAGTACAGAACTTAATACCAAACTCCATAGGTGTGGCCACAGGATTGCAATCCTGCATATGAAACCTTTGAAGAAGATTTAAAACATACTTTTACTGAGACAAAAAAATACCATTGTTATGCTGCCAAACTTCAATACCAAGAAAATAATGCATCTCCCTTAGATcagtcatttcaaattctgaaaccATTGTGGCTCTAAATTTAAAACAATGAAGATTTATTGCTAGTGTAGATGAGATCATCCACATAGAGAACAACAATTAGAACATCTTcaccaaattttccaatataaagaTTAGGATAAAACTAACTTTTGACAAAACCTTTTTTCGAAAGATAGGAATTGATTCTAGAGTACCATGCTCAAGGTTCCtcttttagaccatataaagcctTCTTCAACGTATAGACAAAATTTTCTTTGGACGAAACTTCAAAACCTTGAGGTTGAGAAACataaatttcctcatcaatataAACATTGaaaaaagcacttttaacatccatatgataaaaaCTCCATTAATTTTGAGGATCCAAAGACAAGACTAATCTATTTTAATATCCAtcctagctataggagcaaaggttttaATATAGCCAATACCATCCCGCTGGGTGTATCCTTTTGCAACTAGTCTAGCTTTGTATTTATCAATAGTCTCATCAAATTGATATTTAGTTTTTAAAATCTACTTTGTACAAACAACATCCTTACCAAGAGGCAATTCAACCAATTCCCAAGTGTGATTTCGTTCAATAGATGCTATTTCACGATTCATGGCTGCAACCCACTCTTCTTTTGGCTCATTATTCTACATAACATGAGTCATGAGAGTATAGTTAACCTTTCTATGGGATCTCAAGTagtcatttgatcaaaattagTATCTAACATTAGAGAAAGGGGATaatttttctttgttcttctttgaTAGTTCTGATATTGCCAACTCTCCACATTTGAGGATTTAGGTTTTGCAATATCAACTTTGGATTCATTAGACACAAGAAAATGAGAGTCCTCTTCACCTATATCATTCACAAGAGGGTTAGATTTATTCAAATTAATCTCAatattcttagcctttgcatttGGAGTATATTGTACTCTTTCTTCAAAGATAACATCTCTGCTTATGATTAATTTCTTACTGATAGTATCATATAATTTGTAAGCTTTTTTTTCAGAACCCTATCTAATAAAAATGCATTTGGTACAATTTTCATCcaacttttttcttttttccttaggAATATGTGCATAAGCAAAACAACCAAACACCTTAATATGGGTAACAAATGGTGTGAAACCAAACCAAAATTGTTCAGGAGTCATGCCATGAAATAATTTTGTGGAGTTTCTATTCAACAAGTAAACTACAGTAAGGACCACCTATCCCCAAAAGCTCTTATCTAGGTTCTTTTCTTTCATCATGCTTCAAGCCATTTcaacaatagttctattttttctcctaacaaccccattttgttgtggagcaTAAGAAGTGGTAAAATCTCTTTGAATCCCATGTCCTCTACAATAATCAAAAAACACATTTGATCCATACtctcccccattatctgatcttattAACTTAATGAATTGACCACTTTGTTTTTTGAAACTAATTGTTGGAACTCAACAAATGTATCAAAAACTTCCGATTTATCAACCAAACAATGGATCCAAGTTTTACGAGAAAAATCATCAATCAAGATAAGAAAATACTTGTATTTATTTAGTGAGGGAGTTTCCATTGGACCACATAAGTCGATATGAATAACTTCAAGTGGTTTTCGTGCTCTTCTAGACAAACCAATTTGAAAAGTATTTCTATGTTGTTTTCCAAACAAACATTCTTCACAAATTTTCTGATCATTCTTAAGGAATGGAAATCCTCAACCATATGTTTCTTCTTAAGCAAAAGTAAACCACCAAACTTTAGGTGGTCGTACCTTAGATGCCATAATTGACTATCATGCACCTCTATAGTACTCAAGACTTGTTTGGGTGAAGAAAAATAAAGGGGAAACATACGATCACCTATCATCTTTTCTCAGGCAACCACTACATATCTTTGTGACTTATCTCTGATTATACATTCATTCCTGTAAAAAATAACTTGATTATTTTGTTCAAGCGTTTGACCAACTGATAACATATTCCTTTTTAGAGCATAAACTAACAAAGTATTAGAAATGTGCTTAGTTTTTCCATTCTCATTTGCTACTTCAATGGTTCCTATTCCTTTAGTCCCATGTGAATTATTGTCTCCCAACACAACATTACTATCATATTTTTCATTCAAGTTAATAAATAGTTTTTCATTAGAAGTCATGTGTTGAGAGCAACTAGAATCAATATACCATAAAGGCTCTTCATTGGAACTTGCattcaaacataaaagaaataCATTTTGTTTCTCTTCTACAACATTATTAAATTGCTTGTGCCAACATTTAGACTTATAATGGCCAAATTTGTTGCAATGGAAACACTAAACATGCCTTTTGTCTCTACTAATATCCATGCGTCTACCTCTTCTTCTGCTTCCATAATTATTATTTCTTCCTTGAAAACTATAACTCTTCCTTGATCTTAGCCCTTGCCTCTGTAATTGTGACTAGACTCACCTCTATGTTCATATTTGGAATCATTGCCATAACTAGATTTCTAATAACCCTTAGAAAAAAATATTCTTTTTACCTCTAATATTTACCTTAGATGCAAATTCTTTTTCTAAATGTTCTTGATTTCTTTTCATTTGTTCTTTTGCTATTAATAAAATGCCACTTAACTCATCAATTTTCGTAAAAAGTAACATATTTTGAAATTTCAATTGTGGAGACAACACTATCAAATTTGGAAGGCAGACTTCTTAATATTTTTTCAATCACATTTTGATTGCTTATATCATCTCCTAGAATTTTCATCCGATTtgtcatcccgtcaacttttgttAAAAACTCATTAACTAATTCATTTTGATTCATTTTAacattgactaacacgtcgctatcatgctttacgaaaggtctgttttgaaaccagaatagcttCGGCCCTTAGAAACAAGAAACAAGGTGACCCTGCTCTCACGTCTTTATGTGTGTCTGCAGATCTCTTATCTGTCCGTTTTTCCAAGGAAAGAAGAGGCTGGGCCCGTGGTAAAGTTTCCCGTGGGTTAGATGTGACCCGTTGTGCTACACAAAATTAAACAAGCTTTGAAACTTCAAAACAAAGAAGGCTTCACTTTAAATTTGCCAATGCCCAAGTCAAACGCGTCAAAGAAAGCGCGTGGAATTTAATGAGTGATAGAAATGTGAATTTCGGTAAAAATTACACCAAGTCGTAAATTTGTTTTAACGACTTGAGTGGAGTCAAATTGGCGTATTGACTCCGCTACTTTTGCCATTGTCTTTCTCTTGGCTTTCCTGCACCTCCTTTCAATGCTATTAAGCAGGCGTTCATGTTCCCCTCTTAACTCcatttatctctcttcttcttcctcatctaaaATAtttggaaatggaaatggaagaaggGCTAACACCCCCCCGCTTCCTCTTTCTCGTCTTCACAGTATTCATATTGTGCCTCGCTTCTTCATCACGAGCTTGTCCAGAACCAGATGAACCCTTCCAATGTGGGGATTATTTCTTCAAATATCCCTTCGGAAGAAAGAACAGCGGTTGCGGTGACCCTGCTCTTCAGCTTGACTGCGATAAGGCACCCAAGATGCCTCTACTCAATATTAATGGGTACGAATACTACGTAATGGAATTCCCAGATCCCCACAATTTCATGACAATAATTGACAGGAATATCTTCGAAGGTACATGCAACCCACCGATCAGTAACCAAGCAACGCAATCCCCGTCTGGAGATCAATCTGACTCTGAAGATAGTGGGAAGAATTTGAATTTGTGGAAGCACTGTAATGTAACGGCTTCTGTATACCCGCTACAAAAATGCGGTACATGGTACTACGGTTTCATTATTCCTGAGTCCAATTTGACTCTACAATGTAAGCCACAAGTTGTACGCCTGGTGGAAAGCCTACAAGGAACTGATCCACTAGCATTTGTAGATGAATCTTTTCAAATAAATTGGACTGTCGACGAAAACTGCAGGAAGTGCCAGTCATATGGTGGGACTTGTACCTCCAACATCAGCTCGACTCACTGCAATTGCACAAACAGCCCCCATCCAGGAAAATGCCTGGCTCGTAAGTACACGAACTCGAATCTGTATCTAATCAATTTAGGAAAATTTTAATGCTGTATGAAATGACGTGTGCACTCTACTGGGAATGATTATTTACTATATTTGCTGAAATTTATGGACTGAGCGTTGTAGGTAATTCAAGGACTAAAACTGCCATCATCGCAAGTGAGTATGTCTTCTTTATTAGTTATCTATATTCTTTATATCTTTATTTCGTTGACGTGAATGTAAATACTTCACCTGATTCTTATTAATCAGGCGCAGCCATTGGAACCGGTGCATTGTTACTGATGGGAGCACTCCTGTTCGTTAATAGGAAGAGGTGTTTACCCACTTCCTCCGACAGACACGATCTGTCTAATATAGAGAAGTTCCTGCAAGATTATGTTCATCAAATGCCATATAGATATTCATACTCTCAGCTTATGAAGATCACCAATAACTTTGCACATAAAGTCGGGGAAGGAGGTTTTGGTGTGGTATATAAGGGAAACCTACCATCTGGCGATCTGGTGGCCGTCAAAATGCTTGATCAGTCAAGGAGCTGTGAGAATCAATTCATGAATGAAGTAGCAACCATTGGAAGGATCCATCATGTTCATTTGGTTCGGCTCATAGGATATTGCTACGAAGAATATAGAAACGCATTGGTGTATGAGTACATGGCTAATGGTTCTCTAGAGAAGTTTCTATTTGCAGGAAGAGAGAAGGAACAAATCCTAAATTGGGCACAGCTGTATTCAATTGCTTTGGGTGCAGCTCGTGGAATAGCCTATTTACACCAAGATTGTGACAACCGTATCATTCATTTTGATATAAAACCCCACAACATATTACTGGATGAAGAGTTCACACCAAAGGTAGCTGATTTTGGTCTGGCTAAACTCTGTGGGAAGAAAGAGGACCATATATCAATGACAGCAGCAAGAGGAACGCCTGGATATGCCGCTCCAGAGGTGTGGAATAGAAATATGGGAGCTGTAACAGACAAATCAGATGTTTACAGTTTTGGCATGGTATTATTGgagattgttggaggaaggaaGAATATCGATGTGCAGGTAAGCCGGTCCAGTCAATTGTATTTTCCAGAGTGGGCATTCAAGTCGATGGAGAATGGGCAGTTGGAGAGGGGGTTGAGAGGAAGTGGTCAAGCAGAAATAGAatgtgaagagaaagagaaagcaataAGATTGGCCAAAATAGGACTATGGTGCATTCAGTACAACTCAAGAGATCGGCCAAGCATGAGCAGAGTGGTTCAAATGTTGGAAGGAAATGGTGATGATGTAACCAATCCTCCCCTGCCTTTCAATTCAACAATTAGGGCCGCACCTTCAATACATTCAAGTGAAGAGTCTTCTGTGTAAGCAAGGAGGGGAATCTCCTTCATATCCATCATTCTGGTCGTCAACATTATTCCGGGTAGGAGTCCCTTGAGTGTCAATTTATTCCAACTTCATTGTGAATAAAATATAATGTAAGAGAATTATCCAATATAAGGACTTTAATAGTagccctttatttatttatttagtaagGACCATTCTTTGATTATGAGGAACATGAAGTTTTTTGTAATCACGAAATTTATACTCCGACCTATCATATTTATGGAACTTTAGAAGTTGAGTAATCGGAATCTATAACTTTTGGTAAtagataatatttttattaaaaaattaaggtAGAATTTGGTGtatatattgttttttttaaatgttttaaaagaGAAATggtgaatttcaaatttcaaaggaTTTTATAATTCCGTAAGTTTTTAGAAAATTTGTATTATTTAGAGAGAAATAAATGGGAGCTTAAGTTTTGGGTAGTTAGCTTTCATTGGCAAGTAATTTAGTTTTGATTGGTTGtaattttctcttttttattttacaATTGTTTTAGCAAACTAATTTACTAGGTAGACTTTTGACCATTTTCATTACTTTGAAATAGAATTTCTCTTAAATCTATACTCTTCTTAATTCACAAGACCACTTACACCTTGCTCTCTTCCTAACCATTTTTGTCAGCTAGGATGCCATGTGTCATGCTACATTCCCAACCAATATTGAGCACACTCATGTCCCTTAAATTCATATTGATATTTCCTACCAACTACTTGGTTTCCCAAAAACAATAATTCACCTCTATCCCTCAAAAGGGATCAAGATGTACTTATAAAAAGACGAATAACTAATAAGGATAGGATTCAAGCTCTCAATAGGAATTTAGGTTACACATTTGAACATCTAAGGCATGAAAAAGAGAGCATGGGTCACATAGACAATCACAATCAAGATCTCAATTATTAGACCTCTCTTATTACATTAATGCAAGAGCATCTAAATGGTCAAGTAATTTTGGACAGCAAATTATTTTATAGGTGTTTATTTGCTTGCATAAATATTTATCTcttgttaaaaaaatattttttattcataatattttgattgtGCACACAAAGCTATAACTATTCATTTTAATATGTACTACTACATAATCTTCATGAAGCCTACAAATTATGATTAGAGTATCTTCTGAGTGTCATGAAAATTCTTATGTTTCTAATTTATATTTTGATTGCTTTTGTATAATTTATGGTGAGTTCTTATTAAAAAGGGGACCTAACCAACTTGTATACCAAAAGTTCTAAACTTCATGCCAAATATAATGTTACCTATTTAAGTATTGATCCTATGCAATTTTTTGGTTGAAGACACATTGAATTTTAAAGATCATTTCTCAACATAGTAATTTATGAATGAATCATCTTACAAGACAAAAAGGACATGTCCAATTCTAAGGAAGATTAAGGAATTGAAATATCTAAATATTTTGTCAAATGGTCTTGATCTCATGTGTATAggctattaaaatatatttttggttggcACCACCCTACTACATTTTTTTCTCTATAAAATATGGTAAAATTGTGACAAGTAATGGAGGAGGAGATTATACTGATGATAAAAAATTGGAAAAGGACTAAGATTCTTGACAAGTACTTGTGATTCTAGAAAAATATCAACTATGATACATACATCACTTGTTACTCTTATTTTGTAAAGAGTTAATCTAGTATCATGTATTCCTACATCAATTATTTGTAATGGTATAAGGATATATAACCTAATAGCCAAAGTATAATATGTGTATTTCGTTGTAGGTAATCCATAAGATAAATGGCTTAGAAAAGAAgaggcaaattttttttaaaatcacaatGTGATAATGAACTCACTAGTTTATGATAAGAGGTATAGAAGTGTTGTAACCCTTCGGACCATGTAGAGGCAAGTAA contains the following coding sequences:
- the LOC131069325 gene encoding rust resistance kinase Lr10-like encodes the protein MGALLFVNRKRCLPTSSDRHDLSNIEKFLQDYVHQMPYRYSYSQLMKITNNFAHKVGEGGFGVVYKGNLPSGDLVAVKMLDQSRSCENQFMNEVATIGRIHHVHLVRLIGYCYEEYRNALVYEYMANGSLEKFLFAGREKEQILNWAQLYSIALGAARGIAYLHQDCDNRIIHFDIKPHNILLDEEFTPKVADFGLAKLCGKKEDHISMTAARGTPGYAAPEVWNRNMGAVTDKSDVYSFGMVLLEIVGGRKNIDVQVSRSSQLYFPEWAFKSMENGQLERGLRGSGQAEIECEEKEKAIRLAKIGLWCIQYNSRDRPSMSRVVQMLEGNGDDVTNPPLPFNSTIRAAPSIHSSEESSV